Proteins from one Embleya scabrispora genomic window:
- a CDS encoding 6-phospho-beta-glucosidase — translation MKLAVVGGGSTYTPELADGLGRLRETLPVDELVLVDPVLERLESVGAVVRRILARYGHPARVVLTDDLDAGAEGADAVLFQLRVGGQQARAQDEAWPLDCGCVGQETTGAGGLAKALRTVPVVLDAAERVRRVAPQAWIVDFTNPVGIVTRALLDAGHRAVGLCNVAITFQRRFAALLDVAPDRLRLDHVGLNHLTWERGIHVVDDLGAPGPDLLPRLLAEHGATIAADIELPVDLMYRQNTVPSYYLRYFYAHDAVVSAQRHTGSRAEEVAAIERELLELYKDPTLDTKPELLERRGGAYYSEAAVALVAALMGKGTDEAARVQVADVRNNGILPFLPDDAVIEVQSRIDANGATPLPVAPVGPLQAGLIAHVAAYEELALDAALHGGRDRVFTALLAHPLVGQYDIAESLTDRLLAAGKEHLPWAR, via the coding sequence TTGAAGCTTGCGGTGGTGGGCGGTGGGTCCACCTACACTCCCGAACTCGCGGACGGCCTCGGCCGCTTGCGCGAGACCTTGCCGGTCGACGAACTCGTGCTCGTGGACCCGGTGTTGGAACGCCTGGAATCGGTCGGCGCGGTCGTGCGCCGCATCCTGGCCCGCTACGGACACCCGGCCCGGGTGGTGTTGACCGACGACCTGGACGCGGGCGCCGAGGGGGCCGACGCGGTGCTCTTCCAGCTCCGGGTGGGCGGTCAGCAGGCCCGGGCGCAGGACGAGGCGTGGCCGCTGGACTGCGGCTGCGTGGGGCAGGAGACCACCGGGGCGGGCGGCCTGGCCAAGGCGCTGCGCACGGTGCCGGTGGTGCTGGACGCGGCCGAGCGGGTCCGCCGGGTCGCGCCGCAGGCGTGGATCGTGGACTTCACGAACCCGGTGGGCATCGTCACCCGGGCGCTGCTCGACGCGGGCCATCGTGCGGTGGGGTTGTGCAACGTCGCGATCACCTTCCAGCGGCGTTTCGCCGCGTTGTTGGACGTGGCGCCGGATCGGCTGCGCCTGGACCATGTCGGGCTCAACCACCTGACCTGGGAGCGGGGCATCCACGTGGTGGACGACCTGGGCGCGCCCGGGCCGGACCTGCTGCCGCGCCTGCTGGCCGAGCACGGGGCCACGATCGCGGCGGACATCGAGTTGCCGGTGGATCTGATGTACCGGCAGAACACGGTTCCCTCCTACTACTTGCGCTACTTCTACGCACACGACGCGGTGGTGTCCGCGCAGCGGCACACCGGTTCGCGAGCCGAGGAGGTGGCCGCGATCGAGCGCGAACTGCTGGAGCTGTACAAGGATCCGACCCTGGACACCAAGCCGGAGCTTTTGGAGCGCCGGGGCGGGGCGTACTACTCGGAGGCGGCGGTGGCGCTGGTCGCGGCGCTGATGGGCAAGGGCACCGACGAGGCGGCCCGGGTCCAGGTCGCCGACGTGCGCAACAACGGCATTTTGCCGTTCCTGCCGGACGACGCGGTGATCGAGGTGCAGTCCCGGATCGACGCGAACGGCGCGACGCCGCTGCCGGTGGCGCCGGTGGGGCCGTTGCAGGCCGGGCTGATCGCGCATGTCGCGGCGTACGAGGAGTTGGCCTTGGACGCGGCGCTGCACGGCGGGCGGGACCGGGTGTTCACCGCGTTGTTGGCGCACCCGCTGGTCGGGCAGTACGACATCGCCGAGTCGCTCACCGATCGGCTCCTTGCCGCGGGCAAGGAGCACCTTCCGTGGGCGCGGTGA
- a CDS encoding carbohydrate ABC transporter permease — protein sequence MAQTVTVEAAGVVPPPVPARTPAQPHRRKRVLSWIGVHTLAVTAVLFFILPFVFLFLTSVMSDKQALTSHLWPTSWEWGNYTEVMKTPGFGTWWRNTLMYAGLGTLFTVVSSLPVAYALAKFRFRFRGVALMLVISSMMLPPQVIVIPMYIFWAKQMHLSGTLWPLIIPMAFGDAFTIFLLRQFLLTIPSEYLDAARVDGCGELRILISIVLPMIRPAIAAVALFQFFYCWNDYFGPQVYASENPGAWTLSYGLESFKGAHQVNWNLMMAATLLVMAPVILVFFFAQKAFIEGVTLTGVKG from the coding sequence ATGGCCCAGACCGTCACGGTCGAGGCGGCCGGCGTCGTGCCGCCGCCCGTGCCCGCCCGGACACCGGCGCAGCCGCATCGGCGCAAGCGTGTACTGAGCTGGATCGGCGTGCACACGCTCGCCGTCACCGCCGTGCTGTTCTTCATCCTTCCGTTCGTGTTCCTGTTCCTGACCTCGGTGATGTCCGACAAACAGGCGTTGACCAGCCACCTGTGGCCCACGTCGTGGGAGTGGGGCAACTACACCGAGGTGATGAAGACCCCCGGCTTCGGCACGTGGTGGCGCAACACGCTGATGTACGCCGGGCTCGGCACCCTGTTCACCGTGGTCTCCAGCCTGCCGGTGGCCTACGCGCTGGCCAAGTTCCGGTTCCGCTTCCGGGGCGTGGCGCTGATGCTGGTGATCTCGTCGATGATGTTGCCGCCCCAGGTGATCGTCATCCCGATGTACATCTTCTGGGCCAAGCAGATGCACCTGAGCGGGACGTTGTGGCCGCTGATCATCCCGATGGCCTTCGGCGACGCGTTCACCATCTTCCTGCTCCGCCAGTTCCTGCTCACCATCCCGTCCGAGTACCTGGACGCGGCCCGGGTGGACGGGTGCGGCGAGCTGCGCATCCTGATCTCGATCGTGCTGCCGATGATCCGGCCGGCGATCGCGGCGGTGGCGCTGTTCCAGTTCTTCTATTGCTGGAACGACTACTTCGGTCCACAGGTGTACGCCTCGGAGAATCCGGGCGCGTGGACGTTGTCGTACGGCCTGGAGTCGTTCAAGGGCGCACATCAGGTCAATTGGAATCTCATGATGGCCGCCACCCTCTTGGTGATGGCGCCGGTGATCCTCGTGTTCTTCTTCGCCCAGAAGGCGTTCATCGAGGGCGTGACACTGACGGGAGTAAAGGGTTGA
- a CDS encoding carbohydrate ABC transporter permease, translating into MTTTAPAAAKVPAALRRQRRRRNLRTLAFLSPWLIGFSVFFAYPLGATVYYSFTRYDLINPPVWVGTRNWNYVLNDYPALWQALRNTLWLVVVMVTLRVIFGLALGMLAIRLKSGAGLFRTLSYLPYLAPPVAATIGFAFLLNPGTGPVNNLLGDAGLPQPGWFTDPDWSKPALTLLALWGIGDLLVIFTASLLDVPREQYEAAELDGVGPWQKFRYVTWPAITPVVLFAVVTGVIQTMQYYTQAMVAGKVASGIIGNSGQPFEPGYPQGTTLTLPQLVYQEGFSTFNTGAACVISLILFAIAMAFTFVLLRRRSGLLDDD; encoded by the coding sequence ATGACCACGACCGCCCCCGCGGCGGCGAAGGTCCCGGCGGCGCTGCGCAGGCAGCGCCGCCGGCGGAACCTGCGCACGCTGGCGTTCCTGTCCCCGTGGCTGATCGGCTTCTCGGTCTTCTTCGCGTATCCGCTCGGCGCGACCGTGTACTACTCGTTCACGCGCTACGACCTGATCAACCCGCCCGTGTGGGTGGGCACCCGCAACTGGAACTACGTCCTCAACGACTATCCGGCGCTGTGGCAGGCGTTGCGCAACACGCTGTGGCTGGTCGTGGTGATGGTCACCCTGCGGGTGATCTTCGGGCTCGCTCTGGGCATGCTGGCGATCCGGCTCAAGAGCGGGGCCGGGTTGTTCCGCACACTGTCCTATCTGCCGTATCTGGCGCCGCCGGTGGCCGCCACGATCGGCTTCGCGTTCCTGCTCAACCCCGGTACCGGACCGGTGAACAACCTGCTCGGCGACGCCGGACTGCCGCAGCCGGGCTGGTTCACCGACCCGGACTGGTCCAAGCCGGCACTCACCCTGCTCGCCCTGTGGGGCATCGGCGACCTGCTGGTGATCTTCACCGCGTCGCTGCTCGACGTGCCGCGCGAGCAGTACGAGGCGGCCGAGTTGGACGGTGTCGGGCCGTGGCAGAAGTTCCGCTACGTCACCTGGCCCGCGATCACGCCGGTGGTGCTGTTCGCGGTGGTCACCGGGGTGATCCAGACGATGCAGTACTACACGCAGGCGATGGTCGCCGGGAAGGTCGCCAGCGGCATCATCGGCAACTCCGGCCAGCCGTTCGAGCCGGGGTATCCGCAGGGCACCACGCTGACGCTGCCGCAACTCGTGTACCAGGAAGGGTTCTCCACCTTCAACACCGGTGCGGCGTGTGTGATCTCGCTGATCCTGTTCGCCATCGCGATGGCGTTCACGTTCGTGCTGCTTCGGCGGCGGTCGGGGCTGTTGGACGACGACTGA
- a CDS encoding ABC transporter substrate-binding protein: MASACAGDDGGSGSGTGASEAPDKKVTITFWHGWSAESETKAVKDLVAKFNASHPNITVKIVSNVTDDKITQGIRSGKGPDVVSSFTTDNVGQFCSSGSWIDLAPWLAQSNIDPATTFPKAVMDYTQFQGKRCALPLLADSYGLYYNKDMFAAAGIAGPPKTMSELVETAKKLNQLNGDGTFKVAGFLPTFHAYEFTPAHVLAQYGPTYQTPDGKSALSKDPSVPQFLAWQKQFVESQGGFDKLEKFRTTFGEEFSAENPFMSGKLAMTMDGEWRTAMIAKDAPNLNYGTAPFPVPDDQQDKYGRSYLTGTTIGIAKSSHHQRAAWEFVKFVTTDTDALNQLAGAIHNVPTTNAALAASPLANDEHFKPFIDAFKHPASNTTPASPNGGKYQVTFQEFAYKWEAGGGGDPSKGLADLDKQIDTDVAQVQ; the protein is encoded by the coding sequence ATGGCCTCCGCGTGCGCCGGCGACGACGGCGGCTCGGGGTCCGGCACCGGCGCCTCGGAGGCGCCCGACAAGAAGGTCACCATCACCTTCTGGCACGGCTGGAGCGCCGAGAGCGAGACCAAGGCCGTCAAGGACCTGGTCGCCAAGTTCAACGCGTCGCACCCGAACATCACGGTCAAGATCGTCTCCAACGTGACCGACGACAAGATCACCCAGGGCATCCGCTCGGGCAAGGGCCCGGACGTGGTCTCCTCGTTCACCACGGACAACGTCGGCCAGTTCTGTTCGTCGGGCTCGTGGATCGACCTCGCGCCGTGGCTGGCGCAGTCCAACATCGACCCCGCCACCACCTTCCCGAAGGCGGTGATGGACTACACCCAGTTCCAGGGCAAGCGCTGCGCGCTGCCGCTGCTCGCGGACTCCTACGGGCTCTACTACAACAAGGACATGTTCGCCGCGGCGGGCATCGCGGGGCCGCCGAAGACGATGTCCGAACTCGTCGAGACCGCCAAGAAGCTCAATCAACTCAACGGCGACGGCACGTTCAAGGTCGCGGGCTTCCTGCCCACCTTCCACGCCTACGAGTTCACTCCGGCGCACGTGCTCGCCCAGTACGGTCCGACCTACCAGACGCCCGACGGCAAGTCGGCCCTGTCCAAGGACCCGAGCGTCCCGCAGTTCCTCGCCTGGCAGAAGCAATTCGTGGAGAGCCAGGGCGGGTTCGACAAGCTGGAGAAGTTCCGCACCACCTTCGGTGAGGAGTTCTCCGCGGAGAACCCGTTCATGAGCGGCAAGCTCGCGATGACCATGGACGGCGAGTGGCGCACCGCGATGATCGCGAAGGACGCGCCGAACCTGAACTACGGCACCGCGCCGTTCCCGGTCCCGGACGACCAGCAGGACAAGTACGGCCGCAGCTACCTGACCGGCACCACCATCGGCATCGCCAAGTCCAGCCACCACCAGCGGGCCGCCTGGGAGTTCGTCAAGTTCGTCACCACCGACACCGACGCGCTGAACCAGCTCGCGGGGGCGATCCACAACGTGCCCACCACCAACGCCGCGCTGGCCGCGTCGCCGCTGGCGAACGACGAGCACTTCAAGCCCTTCATCGACGCCTTCAAGCACCCGGCGAGCAACACCACGCCCGCCAGCCCCAACGGGGGCAAGTACCAGGTGACGTTCCAGGAGTTCGCGTACAAGTGGGAGGCCGGCGGGGGCGGCGACCCGAGCAAGGGCCTGGCCGATCTGGACAAGCAGATCGACACCGACGTGGCCCAGGTCCAGTGA
- a CDS encoding ROK family transcriptional regulator, producing the protein MAGSTERGAAASGREQAGRPSLLRAINDRAALELLLRHGRLSRGQIGSMTGLSKPTASQLLSRLEAAGLVVGVGTTEGGRGPGAQLYEINPAAGHVAGLDVTPARIRVAIADLTGRVVGEHELSTPRRESADTPGRIREAVRAAAKPAGLDLADLAHMVIGIPGAFDPTTEQFRYGRHLAGWHSPGVLDQIREALGLTVDVENDVNLAALAEQRDGSARDAGDFVLLWVDEGIGCAIVIGGRLHRGSTGGAGEVGYMPMPGAPLPHDVSRRNTGGFQQLAGAPAVLSLARAYGVGSRTAPQAVARAVRATEPRGGAFLDELANRLAVGIAVIVSVLDPGLVVLSGAIPMAGGEALRSRVVDELHRLAIPRPRVVLGDVPANPVLTGAVHAALDVARDVVFTTT; encoded by the coding sequence ATGGCCGGGAGCACCGAGCGCGGCGCGGCAGCGTCCGGGCGGGAGCAGGCCGGGCGGCCGAGCCTTTTGCGGGCCATCAACGACCGGGCCGCGCTCGAACTCCTCTTGCGGCACGGGCGGCTGTCCCGGGGCCAGATCGGCTCGATGACCGGTTTGTCGAAGCCGACCGCCTCCCAGCTGCTCTCCCGCCTGGAGGCGGCGGGCCTGGTCGTCGGGGTCGGTACCACCGAGGGCGGCCGGGGGCCCGGCGCCCAGTTGTACGAGATCAACCCGGCGGCGGGGCACGTCGCGGGCCTGGACGTCACACCCGCCCGGATCCGGGTGGCCATCGCCGATCTGACCGGGCGGGTGGTGGGCGAGCACGAACTGTCCACCCCTCGCCGGGAGTCGGCCGATACTCCGGGAAGGATCCGGGAGGCGGTCCGGGCCGCCGCCAAGCCGGCCGGGCTCGACCTCGCCGATCTCGCGCACATGGTGATCGGCATCCCGGGCGCGTTCGACCCGACCACCGAGCAGTTCCGCTACGGCCGCCACCTCGCGGGCTGGCACTCCCCCGGGGTGCTGGACCAGATCCGCGAGGCGCTGGGCCTGACAGTGGACGTGGAGAACGACGTCAACCTCGCCGCGCTCGCCGAGCAGCGGGACGGATCGGCCCGCGACGCGGGCGACTTCGTGCTGCTGTGGGTCGACGAGGGAATCGGCTGCGCGATCGTGATCGGCGGCCGACTGCACCGAGGCTCGACCGGCGGCGCGGGCGAGGTCGGCTACATGCCGATGCCCGGCGCGCCGCTGCCGCACGACGTCAGCCGGCGCAATACCGGCGGCTTCCAGCAACTCGCGGGCGCCCCCGCGGTGTTGTCCCTGGCCCGCGCCTACGGCGTGGGCAGTCGTACCGCGCCCCAGGCCGTCGCCCGGGCGGTGCGGGCGACCGAACCGCGCGGCGGCGCCTTCCTCGACGAGCTGGCGAACCGGCTGGCGGTGGGGATCGCGGTGATCGTCTCGGTCCTGGATCCGGGGCTCGTCGTGTTGTCGGGGGCCATCCCGATGGCCGGCGGCGAAGCGCTGCGCTCACGCGTGGTGGACGAGTTGCACCGCCTCGCGATCCCGCGCCCACGCGTCGTGCTCGGCGACGTCCCCGCCAACCCCGTGCTCACCGGCGCCGTGCACGCGGCGCTCGACGTCGCCCGCGACGTCGTCTTCACCACGACCTGA